The proteins below are encoded in one region of Bacteroidales bacterium:
- the trpS gene encoding tryptophan--tRNA ligase, with the protein METVVSGIRPTGNLHLGNYFGAIRNFLKMQEESNCFFFIADYHSLTTHPTPADLHGNVKQVLVEYLATGIDPEKATLYIQSDLPETAELYLLLNMNAYMGELERVTTFKEKARKQPENINAGLLTYPSLMAADIIIHKAHKVPVGKDQEQHLEMTRTFARRFNRMYNVELFPEPQAFNFGENLVKIPGLDGTGKMGKSEGEGNAIFLAEDPKSIRKKVMRAVTDAGPTAPNSPKTEPVENLFSLLKVVSTPDVVQYFEEQYNAMQIRYGDLKKQLAEDIIAFTSPLREKILEISADEAYLSKVARMGAEKAHESGAKTLKEAREIIGFRKF; encoded by the coding sequence ATGGAGACTGTTGTAAGTGGCATCAGGCCAACCGGAAACCTGCACCTGGGGAATTATTTCGGGGCGATCAGGAACTTTTTGAAAATGCAGGAGGAGAGCAACTGTTTCTTCTTCATTGCCGATTATCATTCGCTCACCACACACCCCACACCCGCTGACCTCCACGGCAACGTGAAGCAGGTGCTGGTGGAGTATCTGGCTACCGGCATTGATCCTGAAAAGGCCACTTTGTATATCCAGAGCGACCTGCCCGAAACGGCTGAGTTGTACCTTTTATTAAATATGAATGCCTATATGGGCGAGCTGGAGCGCGTGACCACGTTTAAAGAAAAAGCCCGCAAGCAGCCGGAGAACATCAATGCCGGTTTGCTCACTTACCCCAGCCTGATGGCCGCAGATATCATCATCCATAAAGCCCACAAAGTGCCGGTTGGTAAAGATCAGGAGCAACACCTCGAAATGACACGCACATTTGCAAGGCGATTTAACCGGATGTACAACGTGGAACTTTTCCCCGAACCGCAGGCGTTTAACTTTGGGGAAAATCTTGTTAAGATCCCCGGTCTGGATGGTACAGGAAAAATGGGGAAATCGGAAGGCGAAGGCAACGCCATTTTCCTGGCCGAAGACCCGAAATCCATCAGGAAAAAAGTGATGCGCGCTGTTACTGATGCCGGCCCAACAGCACCCAATTCGCCTAAAACCGAGCCGGTGGAAAATCTTTTTTCTTTGCTGAAGGTAGTTTCTACACCCGATGTTGTGCAGTACTTTGAAGAGCAATACAACGCGATGCAAATCAGGTACGGTGATTTGAAAAAGCAACTGGCCGAGGATATCATTGCTTTCACAAGCCCGTTGCGCGAAAAGATTTTGGAGATTTCTGCTGATGAAGCCTACCTGAGTAAAGTGGCGCGGATGGGTGCTGAAAAAGCCCACGAAAGCGGCGCTAAAACGCTGAAAGAAGCGAGGGAAATAATAGGTTTCAGGAAATTCTGA
- the hflX gene encoding GTPase HflX: MIPQNIETEKQAEKVILVGVISGKEGESRIDEYLDELEFLVETAGGETIARYTQKLDRPEPRTFVGKGKLDEIAEFVKAAGIEIVVFDDELNGSQIRNIEKVLECRILDRNNLILDIFARRARTSYAKTQVELAQYEYLLPRLTRMWTHLERQRGGIGLRGPGETEIETDRRIIRDKISLLKKKLEQIDKQMATQRKSRGKIIRVALVGYTNVGKSTIMNAISKSEVFAENKLFATLDTTVRKVVITDLPFLLSDTVGFIRKLPHSLVESFKSTLDEVREADLLLHVVDISHSGFEEQIHVVNQTLSEIGAADKPTIMIFNKIDAYQWVKKEEDDLTPPTKENTTLDELKKSWMATYSEPSLFISALNKENWDEFRGLLHQKVKEIHIRRYPFTESPFYSEFESD, encoded by the coding sequence ATGATTCCACAAAATATTGAAACAGAAAAACAAGCAGAGAAGGTCATCCTGGTCGGTGTCATTTCAGGCAAAGAAGGAGAATCCCGCATTGATGAGTACCTTGACGAGTTGGAGTTTTTAGTCGAGACTGCCGGCGGAGAAACCATTGCACGGTATACCCAAAAGCTCGACAGGCCAGAACCGCGCACATTCGTTGGGAAAGGAAAGCTGGACGAGATTGCTGAATTTGTGAAAGCAGCCGGAATTGAAATTGTGGTTTTTGATGATGAGCTGAATGGCTCCCAAATCCGCAACATTGAGAAGGTGCTCGAATGCCGGATTCTTGACCGCAACAACCTGATCCTCGATATTTTTGCCCGGCGCGCACGCACCTCTTATGCCAAAACCCAGGTGGAACTTGCACAATATGAGTATTTACTTCCCCGCCTGACGCGTATGTGGACGCACCTTGAGCGGCAGCGGGGCGGTATCGGTCTGCGCGGCCCCGGTGAAACGGAGATCGAAACCGACCGCCGGATCATCCGCGATAAAATCAGTTTGCTGAAAAAGAAGCTCGAACAAATTGACAAGCAGATGGCCACCCAGCGCAAATCGCGCGGGAAAATCATCAGGGTGGCACTGGTGGGATACACCAATGTGGGGAAATCCACCATCATGAACGCCATCAGCAAATCGGAGGTGTTTGCCGAAAATAAGCTCTTTGCCACACTCGATACTACAGTGCGTAAGGTGGTGATTACCGATCTGCCTTTTTTACTCTCCGATACCGTCGGATTTATCCGCAAACTGCCGCACAGCCTGGTCGAATCCTTCAAATCAACCCTCGACGAAGTGCGTGAAGCCGATCTGCTGCTGCATGTGGTGGATATTTCACATTCCGGTTTTGAGGAGCAAATTCATGTGGTCAATCAGACCCTCTCCGAAATTGGCGCTGCCGACAAACCCACAATTATGATTTTTAATAAAATTGATGCTTATCAATGGGTGAAAAAAGAAGAGGATGATCTGACCCCGCCAACAAAAGAAAATACTACGCTTGATGAATTGAAAAAATCATGGATGGCCACTTATTCAGAACCTTCACTTTTTATTTCGGCACTCAACAAGGAAAACTGGGACGAGTTCCGCGGGTTACTCCATCAAAAAGTCAAAGAAATTCACATCAGGCGCTATCCTTTCACCGAAAGCCCTTTTTATAGTGAATTTGAAAGCGATTAA
- a CDS encoding DEAD/DEAH box helicase: protein MNIFDIHRNITGAYEEYIRSFVNISDKRIEQEVENSLLKGLILPEPLVQFNPSFEVGGSIDALISKHVLNQKVGHCFKGWELFKHQTEAIEIGSRNESFVVTSGTGSGKSLTFLATIFNRIFNEGAERNGIKAIIVYPMNALINSQYKALQEFADAYKDNSGTDFPITFGKYTGQETEEERDRMRLKPPDILLTNYMMLELILTRAKEQRLVDAAYENLQFLVFDELHTYRGRQGADVALLIRRIKAQCKNKHIVCIGTSATMASGEGSLLSQREEVAQVATKIFGQPVKWENVVVESLRVSFQGEDITPDELRSEIITLHPSYEEESALKANGFARWLERNICLLFRDGRWFRAKPISFQEIVKTLAEVSELPDDLCDEKLKQLLLWADNINKKVNDIRPRRSYLPYKIHQFIAQTGSVYVSLDDPGTRIISLEAKNKTVEADGKIPLFQVVFSRYSGHEFLCVSINQETLSIEPSPFNAGMDEDEESETSNGYLLIEKEGAEPIWDPVNDLDYLPDSWFNVNPRTNSRNIKSEHKPKLPQEIYISKEGSYRKSPEAGYIKAWFMSAPLAFDPTSQTTWGGAIREPNKLARLGIEGRSTATTVLSFLTIKELANAIPDQTFQKLLCFTDVRQDASLQSGHFNDFIQIGVLRSAIWKAVSTNQSLNYEDIDHAVFRVLNLNHSEFAQVVAETGTFQYNENEKALKLYLTYRLFYDLRRGWRVILPNLEQVGLIKIDYSGLRNEAEKEKWNQLPGFDEMDTDEKYKILMDTLDFFRTAFAFHFSVYDQHESNKKIIAANLKAPWTLDSNEDLRLPFYLHINKPQTRRQNIHTQSIGPQSAFGKYIKAKLKSIDVNLKSKDAAVWISDLLEMLSNSGYLRKVKGLLDQDLYQLNGTSLLWVPGDEKTPWTDDVRVRSGRKREALVNKFFLNFYKQDFRSMKPVISAEHTGQVSNEDRKKAEEDFIKGDVSALYCSPTMELGVDISELNVVQMRNVPPNPANYAQRSGRAGRSGQAALILTYCANNSPHDRHYLDHKQEMVAGIVSPPKLDLTQEELIRSHLNALFLSRTNLGSLNDSIADILDLYVDTDKLLMKDDTINSLNLEERVLEELEGIFMKAIADIIPELEKMPGAWYTSSWVRRKLEQAPNSFDRALDRWREIYKKCVEQLVVSAGILADPRIPRTDERKRSADNDRKYADRQIELLKNESKPGQSKQLSEFYPYRYLAAEGFLPGYGFTKLPVRLFVPTDKGGEYISRPKFIALREFGPQNTVYHKGGKFRINQMLWSEMDNPLIEAKIAVKSGYILMSADSQRNTCPITNADLTDNAQKIILSNMIEIRESRAEMNQRITCEEEERTIRGYDIATAFYLQSGLNNIEELLVKVDGEEWLRMQYLPAARIVQINKKWRVSKEGDGFLIGKKTGFWKRPDQLGGENASKEEIERIRLYTENTADALYIQPTRNLNLNPFEPGIITLMYALKRAVEIQFQVESNEMGVSLMGTSEEPNILLFESAEGSLGVIAQLVKDIRYFKALISTAWEICHFNKSEEEQQRYGAASYADLLSFHNQRYHQTIDRFIIKDALETLMNADVQIKRSSLFRDYEHQYNELLQHIDPQSSTELKFLQYLFKNKLRLPDHTQVNMSQYGCYTIPDFVYSDEIKVCVFCDGTPHDRASVAEGDAIKRACLEALGFEVIVWHYATPLDEFVKKYPHIFKTVKS, encoded by the coding sequence ATGAACATTTTCGACATCCACAGAAATATCACCGGCGCTTACGAAGAATATATCCGCAGCTTCGTCAATATCAGCGACAAGCGAATCGAACAAGAAGTTGAAAACAGCCTGCTGAAAGGTCTGATCCTTCCCGAACCCCTTGTTCAGTTCAATCCATCTTTCGAGGTAGGCGGATCCATTGATGCGCTGATATCAAAACATGTCCTTAATCAAAAAGTCGGGCATTGCTTCAAAGGCTGGGAACTTTTTAAGCACCAGACCGAAGCCATTGAGATTGGCAGCCGGAATGAGAGTTTTGTCGTAACATCAGGTACCGGATCAGGAAAATCTCTCACATTCCTGGCAACCATTTTCAATCGTATCTTTAATGAGGGTGCTGAGAGAAATGGAATAAAGGCCATTATTGTGTATCCAATGAATGCACTGATCAATTCGCAATACAAGGCGCTTCAGGAATTTGCTGATGCTTATAAGGATAATTCAGGAACTGATTTCCCGATTACCTTTGGGAAATACACAGGCCAGGAAACTGAGGAGGAACGGGATCGCATGAGGCTCAAGCCACCCGATATCCTCCTCACCAACTACATGATGCTCGAATTGATCCTCACTCGTGCCAAAGAGCAAAGATTGGTTGATGCTGCCTATGAGAACCTGCAATTCCTGGTGTTCGACGAATTGCACACCTACAGAGGCAGACAAGGTGCCGATGTCGCTTTACTCATCCGGCGTATCAAAGCCCAGTGTAAAAATAAACACATCGTTTGCATCGGCACATCTGCTACTATGGCTTCTGGCGAAGGCTCATTATTATCTCAGAGGGAGGAGGTTGCTCAGGTGGCAACAAAAATCTTTGGCCAGCCTGTAAAATGGGAAAACGTTGTGGTTGAATCTTTGCGGGTTTCTTTTCAGGGAGAGGATATAACACCGGATGAGTTGCGTTCAGAGATCATCACACTACATCCCTCTTACGAAGAGGAATCTGCACTCAAGGCGAACGGATTTGCCCGCTGGCTTGAACGTAATATCTGCCTCCTTTTCAGGGATGGGAGATGGTTCAGGGCAAAGCCCATATCTTTTCAGGAAATTGTGAAAACTTTGGCTGAGGTTTCTGAGCTACCTGATGACTTATGTGATGAAAAGCTGAAACAATTGCTTTTATGGGCCGACAACATCAACAAGAAAGTAAACGATATCAGGCCCCGACGCTCCTACCTTCCATATAAAATTCATCAATTCATTGCCCAAACAGGTTCGGTTTATGTCTCACTCGACGACCCTGGAACCCGTATCATTTCGCTTGAAGCCAAAAACAAAACTGTCGAGGCCGATGGTAAAATCCCACTCTTTCAGGTAGTCTTCAGTCGGTATTCAGGCCATGAGTTTTTGTGTGTTTCAATAAATCAGGAAACCCTCTCCATCGAGCCATCGCCTTTTAATGCTGGTATGGATGAAGATGAGGAATCAGAAACATCCAACGGCTATCTGCTGATAGAAAAAGAAGGTGCTGAACCAATCTGGGATCCGGTTAACGACCTGGATTACCTGCCTGATTCCTGGTTTAATGTAAACCCGCGTACAAACAGCCGTAACATCAAATCTGAACATAAACCCAAACTCCCACAGGAAATCTATATCTCAAAAGAAGGCTCATACAGAAAATCTCCTGAAGCAGGTTATATTAAGGCCTGGTTTATGTCAGCACCGCTTGCTTTTGACCCGACCAGCCAGACAACCTGGGGCGGAGCTATCAGGGAACCTAACAAACTGGCACGCCTGGGCATTGAAGGCAGAAGTACCGCAACCACGGTACTGTCATTTCTTACCATTAAAGAACTGGCAAATGCAATCCCGGATCAAACTTTTCAGAAATTGCTGTGCTTTACCGATGTAAGGCAGGACGCCTCACTGCAATCCGGCCATTTCAACGATTTTATTCAGATCGGAGTTTTACGTTCGGCCATCTGGAAGGCTGTCAGCACAAACCAATCATTAAATTACGAAGATATTGATCATGCCGTTTTCCGTGTCCTCAACCTGAATCATTCAGAATTTGCCCAGGTGGTGGCTGAAACCGGTACATTCCAATACAATGAGAATGAAAAGGCGCTGAAGCTCTACCTAACATACCGCCTTTTTTATGACCTGCGAAGGGGTTGGCGTGTTATACTCCCAAACCTGGAGCAGGTAGGTCTCATCAAAATTGACTACTCAGGTTTGCGCAACGAAGCCGAAAAAGAAAAATGGAACCAATTGCCCGGTTTTGATGAAATGGATACTGATGAAAAATATAAAATCCTGATGGATACACTGGATTTTTTCAGAACGGCGTTTGCGTTTCATTTTTCGGTTTACGATCAGCATGAATCCAACAAAAAAATCATAGCAGCAAACTTAAAAGCGCCATGGACACTAGATAGCAATGAAGACTTAAGGCTTCCTTTTTATCTCCACATTAATAAGCCACAAACACGGCGACAAAACATTCATACCCAAAGCATCGGCCCACAGAGTGCTTTTGGTAAATACATAAAAGCAAAATTGAAATCAATAGATGTAAACCTTAAGAGCAAAGATGCAGCGGTATGGATATCTGATTTACTTGAAATGTTGAGCAATTCAGGATATCTGAGAAAAGTTAAAGGTTTGCTGGATCAGGATTTATATCAACTGAACGGAACCAGCCTGCTCTGGGTACCCGGTGATGAAAAAACACCCTGGACAGACGATGTACGGGTGAGGAGCGGTCGCAAGCGTGAAGCTTTAGTCAATAAATTCTTCCTGAACTTTTACAAGCAAGACTTCCGAAGCATGAAACCTGTGATAAGTGCTGAGCACACAGGCCAGGTTAGCAATGAGGACAGAAAAAAAGCTGAGGAAGATTTTATCAAAGGTGATGTCAGTGCGTTGTATTGTTCCCCTACCATGGAGTTGGGAGTAGATATTTCGGAGCTGAATGTGGTTCAGATGCGCAATGTGCCGCCAAACCCTGCCAATTATGCCCAGCGCAGCGGCCGCGCAGGAAGGAGTGGTCAGGCTGCACTCATCCTGACTTACTGTGCCAATAACTCACCGCACGACAGGCATTATCTCGACCATAAACAAGAAATGGTGGCGGGTATTGTTAGCCCCCCGAAACTGGATCTTACACAAGAAGAATTAATACGTTCGCATCTTAACGCCTTGTTTCTTTCAAGAACAAACCTCGGTTCACTTAATGATTCCATTGCTGATATCCTTGACCTGTATGTGGATACAGACAAACTGCTCATGAAAGATGATACAATCAACTCTTTAAATCTTGAGGAGCGTGTATTGGAAGAGTTGGAAGGTATTTTTATGAAAGCAATTGCTGATATAATTCCTGAGCTTGAAAAAATGCCTGGTGCATGGTACACAAGCAGTTGGGTGCGTAGAAAATTGGAACAAGCGCCCAATTCATTTGACAGAGCGCTTGACCGTTGGCGTGAGATTTACAAAAAATGTGTTGAGCAATTGGTTGTTTCAGCCGGCATTCTTGCTGACCCCAGAATACCCCGAACTGATGAAAGAAAACGCTCAGCAGATAATGACAGAAAATATGCCGACCGTCAGATTGAGTTATTGAAAAATGAAAGTAAACCCGGACAAAGTAAACAGCTTTCAGAGTTTTATCCTTACAGGTATCTGGCTGCCGAAGGTTTCCTTCCCGGCTATGGATTTACCAAGCTGCCGGTACGGTTGTTTGTTCCCACTGATAAAGGCGGTGAATATATTTCCCGCCCAAAATTTATTGCACTCCGCGAGTTCGGGCCTCAGAATACTGTGTATCACAAAGGCGGTAAGTTCCGTATCAACCAGATGCTCTGGTCTGAAATGGATAACCCGCTGATAGAAGCCAAAATTGCAGTTAAATCTGGATACATTCTGATGAGCGCCGATAGCCAGCGCAATACCTGCCCCATCACCAATGCTGACCTTACTGATAATGCCCAAAAGATTATATTGTCAAACATGATCGAAATCCGTGAATCGCGTGCCGAAATGAATCAACGAATCACTTGTGAAGAGGAAGAGCGTACTATCAGAGGATATGACATCGCAACTGCTTTTTATTTGCAAAGCGGATTAAACAATATAGAAGAGTTGCTGGTGAAGGTAGATGGCGAGGAATGGCTGCGAATGCAGTATCTGCCTGCTGCCCGCATTGTCCAGATAAATAAAAAATGGAGAGTTTCAAAGGAAGGTGATGGCTTTCTCATTGGAAAGAAAACCGGTTTTTGGAAAAGACCCGACCAGCTTGGTGGCGAAAATGCATCAAAAGAAGAAATTGAAAGAATCAGGTTATACACTGAGAATACTGCCGATGCCCTCTACATCCAGCCCACCCGCAATCTAAATCTGAACCCCTTCGAACCGGGCATTATTACCCTGATGTATGCCCTGAAAAGAGCAGTTGAAATACAGTTCCAGGTAGAAAGTAACGAAATGGGTGTTTCGCTTATGGGTACTTCCGAAGAACCCAATATCCTGTTGTTCGAATCTGCCGAAGGAAGCCTGGGTGTGATCGCACAGTTGGTGAAAGATATCCGGTATTTCAAAGCCCTGATCAGCACAGCCTGGGAAATTTGCCATTTCAACAAATCAGAAGAAGAACAACAACGCTATGGCGCTGCATCCTATGCCGACCTGCTGAGCTTTCATAATCAACGCTACCATCAAACCATTGATCGTTTCATTATCAAAGACGCACTGGAAACCCTCATGAATGCTGACGTTCAAATCAAAAGGTCATCCTTGTTTAGGGATTATGAGCACCAGTACAATGAACTGTTGCAGCATATTGATCCCCAATCTTCCACCGAACTCAAATTTCTTCAATACCTTTTTAAAAACAAACTCAGACTACCCGACCACACCCAGGTAAACATGTCGCAATACGGCTGTTATACCATCCCCGATTTTGTCTATTCTGATGAAATTAAAGTCTGTGTATTTTGCGATGGAACCCCGCATGATAGAGCCAGTGTTGCCGAAGGCGACGCCATCAAGCGCGCCTGCCTCGAAGCCCTGGGCTTTGAAGTCATCGTCTGGCATTATGCAACACCCCTCGATGAATTTGTAAAGAAATATCCCCACATTTTTAAAACAGTTAAATCGTGA
- a CDS encoding DEAD/DEAH box helicase family protein — MIEYQTGSIVKVRNRQWVVLPSPDQDLLLLKPLGGSEEETIGIFNDIPFEHDKPVRDSFPYPTENNLGDFATARLLYNASRLSFRSGAGPFRSFGKLSVRPRTYQLVPLIMALRQGTKRLLIADDVGIGKTIEALMIVRELLDRAEIRRFAVLCLPHLCEQWKEELHDKFGIEAEIIRSGTMGKLEREVPGDHSIFNWFPHQIISIDFIKQEKYKSRFIAECPEMIVVDEAHTCSRPDGVSIGQHQRYSLLHELAGLEDKHIIMLTATPHSGKQQQFQSLLGLLRPEFETLDLLEGDYESKRRIAAHFVQRRRNDVEKWLDENTPFPKREAFELEYRLSPNYSRFYNEVWKFARGITVDNTRLPQQQKMRYWTVLSLIRGVMSSPDCGVEMLKNRFLKANIGAAADPMPEEEENPAIDSDFGEESDNEPSGLFAVTSFSSAEERSLKFLMDELEKLGNLRDDLKAHTAATQLASWIREGYNPVVFCRFIQTAKYLGRVVAPWLRAQFNDLQVEVITSELNDDLRREKITETGKSPKRLIFATDCLSEGINLQEHYTAVLHYDLPWNPNRLEQREGRIDRYGQPKDKVITTLLFGKDNPMDGVVMRVLLQKARQIRRANGITVPFPEDNQSIMDAILNAVILNPSAMQEVQQLSLELDIDPVIKESELKVSRAYDKAINDELRIRNLFAQNPIVKELNIDRDLKDTDKALGNPKTVDRFVQDAFSFLGVQMEPAKHGWRIFPSQLPAILKPLLPDERNLRITFHSPVPSGYYYIGRNHALVEQLCHYILSLAFMHDGNKKVARASVFGSESVQQKTVIVQFRVRNHIRQINGSHEFLAEEMMLWGYSGHPGNGNELNPEEARTLLMTAKVHRDIQPEQQAVFLEKEIETIHNMHERVDKLAQERAGELIEAHERYRKALKAKEYEIGAVLPMDMIGIYILLPEINL, encoded by the coding sequence GTGATTGAATATCAAACAGGAAGCATCGTCAAAGTTAGAAACCGCCAGTGGGTGGTGCTGCCGTCGCCCGATCAGGACTTACTCCTGCTTAAGCCGCTTGGCGGCAGCGAAGAAGAAACCATCGGGATTTTCAACGACATTCCTTTCGAACACGACAAGCCCGTTCGCGACAGCTTCCCTTATCCTACTGAGAACAACCTGGGCGATTTTGCCACCGCCCGCCTTTTATACAACGCCTCCCGACTTTCTTTCCGATCCGGCGCCGGTCCCTTCCGCTCTTTCGGTAAGCTCTCGGTAAGGCCGCGCACCTATCAGTTGGTTCCTCTCATCATGGCCCTGAGGCAGGGAACCAAAAGGCTGCTGATTGCCGATGATGTGGGCATTGGTAAAACCATCGAAGCCCTGATGATCGTAAGGGAATTGCTTGACCGTGCCGAGATCAGACGCTTTGCGGTGCTTTGCCTTCCTCACCTTTGCGAGCAGTGGAAGGAAGAACTCCATGATAAATTTGGCATCGAAGCAGAAATCATCCGCTCAGGTACCATGGGCAAGCTCGAAAGGGAAGTGCCCGGCGACCACAGCATTTTCAACTGGTTCCCCCATCAGATTATTTCCATTGATTTCATCAAACAGGAAAAATACAAAAGCCGCTTCATTGCCGAATGTCCTGAAATGATTGTGGTGGACGAAGCCCACACCTGCTCCAGGCCCGATGGCGTATCAATCGGGCAGCACCAGCGTTACAGCCTGCTGCACGAACTGGCCGGATTAGAGGATAAACACATCATCATGCTTACCGCCACACCGCACAGCGGAAAGCAGCAGCAATTCCAATCATTGCTCGGTTTGTTGCGTCCTGAATTTGAAACCCTCGATTTGCTTGAAGGAGATTACGAAAGCAAACGCAGAATTGCAGCCCATTTTGTCCAGCGCCGCCGCAACGACGTTGAAAAATGGTTAGACGAAAACACTCCCTTCCCGAAACGTGAGGCCTTTGAACTGGAATACCGGCTCTCGCCAAACTACTCCCGCTTTTACAACGAAGTCTGGAAATTTGCCCGCGGCATCACCGTTGACAATACCCGCTTGCCCCAGCAGCAGAAAATGCGCTACTGGACGGTGCTTTCGCTCATCCGTGGCGTAATGTCAAGCCCGGATTGCGGCGTGGAAATGCTGAAAAACCGTTTCCTGAAAGCAAACATCGGCGCTGCCGCCGATCCTATGCCCGAAGAGGAGGAAAACCCCGCCATTGATTCTGATTTTGGCGAAGAAAGCGACAACGAACCTTCCGGATTGTTTGCCGTTACCAGTTTCTCATCAGCCGAAGAACGAAGCCTGAAATTCCTGATGGATGAACTCGAAAAGCTGGGCAACCTCCGCGACGACCTGAAAGCCCACACCGCCGCCACCCAACTGGCTTCCTGGATCAGGGAAGGATATAATCCTGTGGTTTTCTGCCGCTTCATTCAAACAGCGAAATATCTTGGACGTGTGGTGGCGCCCTGGCTGCGTGCGCAGTTTAATGATTTGCAGGTAGAAGTGATCACCAGTGAACTGAACGACGATCTGAGGCGTGAAAAAATCACCGAAACCGGAAAATCGCCCAAAAGGCTGATTTTCGCCACCGATTGCCTCAGCGAAGGCATCAACCTGCAGGAGCATTACACTGCCGTGCTGCATTACGACCTGCCCTGGAACCCCAACCGCCTCGAACAACGCGAAGGCCGTATTGACCGCTACGGGCAGCCCAAAGACAAAGTGATCACCACCCTGCTTTTTGGCAAAGACAACCCCATGGATGGCGTGGTGATGCGCGTACTTCTCCAAAAAGCAAGACAAATACGCAGGGCCAACGGCATCACTGTGCCATTTCCCGAAGACAACCAGTCCATCATGGACGCCATTCTGAATGCCGTAATCCTGAATCCATCTGCCATGCAGGAAGTGCAGCAATTGTCGCTTGAGCTGGATATTGACCCTGTTATTAAAGAATCAGAACTTAAAGTCAGTCGCGCTTACGACAAGGCCATCAACGATGAACTCAGGATCAGAAACCTGTTTGCTCAAAATCCCATCGTGAAGGAACTCAACATTGACCGCGACCTTAAAGATACCGACAAAGCCCTGGGCAATCCAAAAACAGTGGACCGTTTTGTCCAGGATGCTTTTTCCTTCCTCGGCGTGCAAATGGAACCTGCAAAGCACGGCTGGCGAATATTTCCATCCCAGCTTCCGGCCATTCTCAAACCCCTGCTGCCCGACGAACGCAACCTCCGCATCACTTTTCACTCACCCGTTCCCTCCGGCTATTACTACATAGGCCGCAATCATGCGCTTGTGGAGCAGTTGTGCCATTACATCCTCAGCCTTGCCTTTATGCACGACGGCAACAAAAAAGTGGCGCGTGCATCGGTATTTGGTTCTGAATCGGTTCAGCAAAAAACCGTGATCGTGCAGTTCAGGGTGCGAAACCATATACGCCAGATAAACGGTTCACACGAATTCCTGGCCGAAGAAATGATGCTCTGGGGCTACAGCGGACATCCCGGAAACGGAAACGAATTAAACCCGGAAGAAGCACGCACATTGTTGATGACTGCCAAAGTACATCGTGACATCCAGCCTGAGCAGCAGGCCGTTTTTCTTGAAAAAGAAATCGAAACCATCCACAACATGCACGAAAGGGTGGATAAGCTGGCGCAGGAACGCGCCGGGGAATTGATTGAAGCGCACGAGCGTTACCGCAAAGCCCTCAAAGCGAAAGAATACGAAATTGGCGCAGTGCTGCCTATGGATATGATCGGCATTTATATTCTCTTACCCGAAATCAACTTGTAA